In a single window of the Gossypium hirsutum isolate 1008001.06 chromosome A13, Gossypium_hirsutum_v2.1, whole genome shotgun sequence genome:
- the LOC107894446 gene encoding flavonol sulfotransferase-like has translation MENSKFFGIQKELELNEGYQKTYKKMNELLPTLPRSKGWWLDQLLQYQGFWLSNHGIRGSMLIDDHFNPRPTDIIVATSPKCGTTWLRALVFSIINRNSFDFNDHPLSKANPRDLVHFLEAHIRGDRSTVSIDGLLSPRLLSTHLPYSLFPKCMTDDASSACRFVYICRDPKDVLVSKWHFANKLRPKELPPLPLEEAFELFSNGVSHYGPFWDHVLGYWKASLEWPKKVLCLKYEDVKKEPSGCVRKVAEYLGVPFSPEEEKNGIVEEIVKLCSFESLSNQDVNKSDTRSRQNPMSNSDFFRKGEVGDWVNHLSPQMSEILDKITEQKFQGTGFSFH, from the coding sequence ATGgagaattcaaaattttttggCATTCAGAAAGAATTAGAACTCAATGAAGGGTACCAAAAGACATACAAAAAGATGAATGAACTGCTGCCCACTCTCCCTCGAAGTAAAGGCTGGTGGTTAGACCAGCTTCTTCAATACCAAGGCTTCTGGTTATCAAATCACGGCATCCGAGGAAGCATGTTGATCGATGACCACTTCAACCCTCGTCCGACGGACATCATCGTTGCAACGTCCCCTAAATGCGGCACCACGTGGCTACGAGCCCTTGTTTTCTCCATTATTAATCGGAATTCTTTTGATTTCAATGACCATCCTTTGAGCAAGGCAAACCCACGAGACTTGGTCCACTTTCTCGAAGCACATATTCGTGGAGATAGGTCAACTGTTTCCATTGATGGACTTCTTTCACCTCGACTTCTCTCAACTCACCTTCCTTACTCTTTGTTCCCGAAATGCATGACGGATGATGCCTCCTCGGCTTGTCGTTTCGTTTACATCTGCCGAGACCCTAAAGATGTTTTAGTCTCGAAGTGGCATTTCGCTAACAAGTTGAGACCCAAAGAATTGCCACCACTTCCACTAGAGGAAGCCTTTGAGTTGTTTTCCAACGGGGTATCGCACTATGGACCGTTTTGGGATCACGTTTTGGGGTATTGGAAAGCTAGTTTGGAGTGGCCAAAGAAGGTGTTGTGCTTGAAGTATGAAGATGTAAAGAAGGAGCCTTCAGGGTGTGTGAGGAAAGTGGCGGAGTACTTGGGGGTACCCTTTTCACCGGAGGAAGAAAAGAACGGGATTGTGGAAGAAATAGTGAAGTTGTGTAGTTTTGAGAGTTTGAGCAATCAAGATGTGAACAAAAGTGACACCAGAAGTCGGCAAAATCCTATGAGTAATTCTGATTTCTTTAGGAAAGGTGAAGTTGGAGATTGGGTTAACCATTTGTCACCTCAAATGTCTGAGATATTGGATAAGATTACTGAACAAAAGTTTCAAGGTACTGGGTTTAGCTTTCACTGA